The sequence TCGCCATACGTGAGCGGCGCGACCCCGACGCTCGCGTGCGGCAGCAGCGCGGGCAACGCTCGAATCGCGGCCTGACTGCCGGCAACGGGCAGCACGTTTTTGACGGCAGGTAACCCGTCGACAAGCGCCCCGTAATAACGCGCCGCGCACTCGGCGAGCGCATCGCCTTCGTCGGGCAACCGCCGCCACGCATCGGCGGGCACGGGCGGCACGGGATAGCCATGCGGATTGATGCCGGTCGACAAGTCGAGCCACGCGTCGTACGCCATGCCGTAACGGCGCGCGGCCTCGTGCAGATTGCCGCCGTGGACGATCGCGCGCGTCGCGCGTTGTGTGTCGAGCTCAGTCATGCTTAGTTTTGCTCAGTTTTGCTCAGTTTTGAATGGACACGCCTAACAGGGCCATCACGATCAGCACCGCGAGCCACAGAAACACCGCGCGCTGCACGAGCATCAGCGCCGCGCCGACATGAGCGGGCGACGCGGGCCGTCCTTCGCCCAGCGTCGGACGTTCTTCGATCGTGCCGTGATAGACCGCCGGCCCGCCGATCAGCACGTTCAGGCTGCCGGCGCCCGCGGCCATCACCGGTCCCGCGTTCGGGCTGTCCCACAAGCGCGCTTGATTGCGCCAGCAGCGCCACGCGGCGAACGTATCGCCGAGCAGCGCGTAGCTCATCGCGGTGAGGCGGGCGGGAACCCAGTTGAGGACGTCGTCGAAGCGGGCGGCCGCCCAGCCGAAGCGCAAATAGCGCGGCGTGCGGTAGCCCCACATCGCATCGAGCGTATTCGCGAGGCGGAACGCGAGCGCGCCCGGCCCACCCGCGATCGCAAACCAGAAGAGCGCGCCGAAGATCGCGTCGTTGCCGTTCTCGAGCGCCGATTCGACGGCGGCTCGCGAGAGCGCCGCGGCATCCGCATGCTCGGTCTCGCGCGAGACGATGCGCGCGGTCAGCTTGCGCGCCTCTGGCAGATCTCGCGCGATGAGGGCGCGCGCGATCGGCTCGATGTGATCGCGCAGGCTGCGCGCGCCGAGCGCGAACCACAGGAGCGCGATATGCACGAGGCAGGCGAGCGCGAACGGCAGCACCGCGACGAGCCAGGCGGCGACGGCGACCGGCGGCACGACTGCCGCGCACCACGCCAGGATGCCGAGCGGGCGGCCGCGCCGGCCCGTATTGAGGCGTGCTTCGAGCCGCTGCGCGACGCGTCCGAAGCCGACGAGAGGGTGCGCCGTGCGCGGCTCGCCGAGCCACTGGTCGAGCGCGACGGCGGCGGTGGCGAGGGTGGCGGTGAGCGACAGCGAGAGGATCAGCACGTGGGTCCGCTCGCGGGTTTGACGATCATCGGCAGCCCCGCGACCATCAGCGTGACCTGCGCCGAGAGCGCCGCGATGCGCTGATTGAGGCGTCCGAGTTCGTCGACGTAGTAGCGAGTCTCGGCGCCGAGCGGCACGACCCCGAGCCCGATCTCGTTGCTGACGACGATCACCTTGCCGCGCGCATCGGCGAGAGCGGCTTCGAACGCGTTCAGATGCGCGGCATAGGCATCGTGGGAAAGCGCCGCGGCGTCCGGCGGACAAAGCAGACCCGCGAGCCACAGCGTCAGGCAATCGATGAGGATGCAACGATCGTCGCCGTCGGCGCGGCGTAGCGCGCCTGCGAGATCGGCGCTGGCTTCGATCAGATCCCAATGCTCGGGACGCCGCGCGCGGTGGTGCTCGACACGCTGTGCGAATTCATTGTCGCCGGCCGCGACGAGGGCCGTGGCGATATAGGTGACGGGCCGCGCGCTCGAGGCTGCGAGCCGTTCGGCGTAGGCGCTCTTGCCGGAGCGTGCGCCGCCGAGGAGGAAGGTGAGGTCGCGCGAAATCATCGCGTGATTGTACCGGCGCGATGGGATAATGCGAGGTTTGCGCCTGCCGCCCTTCCACGCAATGTCCGCCTCCAAGCCTGACTTTTCCGACGATGTTCTGCCCGCGCCGCACGGCACGCTGATGATCCAGGGGACGACTTCGGATGCCGGCAAGAGCACGCTCGTCGCGGGCCTATGCCGGCTCGTGCGTCGCGCGGGGTTGCGCGTCGCGCCGTTCAAGCCGCAGAACATGGCGCTCAACAGCGCGGTGACCGTCGACGGCGGCGAGATCGGCCGCGCTCAGGCGCTGCAGGCGGTCGCAGCCGGCATCGACGCGCACACCGACTTGAACCCCGTGCTCCTCAAGCCGACGAGCGACAAGGGCGCGCAGGTCATCATCCACGGCAAGGCGCGCATGAATCTCGATGCGCGCGCCTATCACGAGTACAAGCCCGTCGCGTTCGAAGC comes from Trinickia violacea and encodes:
- the cbiB gene encoding adenosylcobinamide-phosphate synthase CbiB, encoding MLSLSLTATLATAAVALDQWLGEPRTAHPLVGFGRVAQRLEARLNTGRRGRPLGILAWCAAVVPPVAVAAWLVAVLPFALACLVHIALLWFALGARSLRDHIEPIARALIARDLPEARKLTARIVSRETEHADAAALSRAAVESALENGNDAIFGALFWFAIAGGPGALAFRLANTLDAMWGYRTPRYLRFGWAAARFDDVLNWVPARLTAMSYALLGDTFAAWRCWRNQARLWDSPNAGPVMAAGAGSLNVLIGGPAVYHGTIEERPTLGEGRPASPAHVGAALMLVQRAVFLWLAVLIVMALLGVSIQN
- the cobU gene encoding bifunctional adenosylcobinamide kinase/adenosylcobinamide-phosphate guanylyltransferase; amino-acid sequence: MISRDLTFLLGGARSGKSAYAERLAASSARPVTYIATALVAAGDNEFAQRVEHHRARRPEHWDLIEASADLAGALRRADGDDRCILIDCLTLWLAGLLCPPDAAALSHDAYAAHLNAFEAALADARGKVIVVSNEIGLGVVPLGAETRYYVDELGRLNQRIAALSAQVTLMVAGLPMIVKPASGPTC